A region from the Mercenaria mercenaria strain notata chromosome 7, MADL_Memer_1, whole genome shotgun sequence genome encodes:
- the LOC123554946 gene encoding RNA-binding protein RO60-like isoform X1: MGWGRAHKTAVLKWYEEKSRDPEGIARLLTKYKARQVATYDGKKGRWSHRVIFRLAHPSPSDDLMKLVVAFVLNGFEEAKNLASKTSGNNERVTKFLTYIEGTTKAMKCTDEDEMVELIHKYKLEREHVPTQMLNSKSVFEAIIKNMKPEAKIRSIGMISAKGFCGEKSEIEKEIIETLTDAKILHDARVHPLKVLSALLRYKNGRSSNGETKWTVNKKVVEALNKAFLSFDKYLHPTKKSLLLAVNVSDRMKVPCEGCPAVKCHQVAAAMMMMTVQTEPKCKIFGFSEGLSPIYLAKTDSLSQIIEKMNSLQGGQADSAIPMMWAKEKKEKIEVFIVYTDNMRTGGQTQPSTALKDYRKEMNMPEAKLVVVTMASNKYAEADPEETDYGAMNIVGFDANAAVLIANFIA; encoded by the coding sequence ATGGGCTGGGGAAGAGCTCATAAAACAGCTGTATTAAAATGGTACGAAGAGAAAAGCAGAGACCCTGAAGGTATCGCGCGTCTTTTAACTAAATATAAAGCACGTCAAGTGGCTACATATGATGGAAAGAAGGGGAGATGGTCTCATAGGGTAATTTTTCGGCTTGCTCACCCATCACCGTCTGATGATCTGATGAAACTGGTTGTGGCGTTTGTCCTGAATGGCTTCGAGGAAGCTAAAAACCTAGCATCAAAGACTTCAGGGAATAATGAGAGAGTTACGAAGTTTTTGACTTACATTGAAGGAACAACGAAAGCAATGAAATGCACTGATGAAGATGAAATGGTGGAGCTTATCCACAAATATAAGTTAGAACGGGAACACGTTCCAACGCAAATGCTGAACTCAAAAAGCGTTTTTGAAGCAATAATCAAGAACATGAAGCCTGAAGCTAAGATCCGTAGTATCGGCATGATATCTGCTAAAGGTTTTTGTGGCGAAAAGTCCGAAATCGAAAAAGAAATAATAGAGACGCTTACCGATGCTAAGATTTTACATGATGCAAGGGTACATCCACTAAAAGTGCTATCGGCGTTATTGCGGTACAAAAATGGAAGAAGCTCAAATGGGGAAACAAAATGGACCGTGAATAAGAAAGTTGTAGAGGCTCTAAACAAAGCTTTTTTATCTTTTGATAAATACCTACATCCGACAAAGAAGAGTTTACTGCTAGCAGTCAATGTAAGCGACAGAATGAAAGTTCCATGTGAAGGTTGTCCTGCAGTGAAATGCCACCAGGTAGCGGccgcgatgatgatgatgacagttCAAACTGAACCCAAATGTAAGATTTTCGGGTTCTCTGAAGGTTTGTCACCAATTTACCTTGCCAAGACAGACTCACTTTCTCAAATTATAGAGAAAATGAATTCACTGCAAGGGGGACAAGCTGATAGTGCAATACCAATGATGTGGGcaaaagaaaagaaagagaaGATTGAAGTTTTTATCGTGTACACTGACAACATGCGTACCGGAGGACAAACTCAACCATCAACGGCCTTAAAGGACTATAGAAAAGAAATGAATATGCCTGAGGCGAAACTAGTTGTGGTGACAATGGCATCCAATAAATATGCAGAAGCAGATCCTGAAGAAACTGATTACGGAGCGatgaacattgttggttttgatGCTAATGCGGCCGTGCTAATAGCAAACTTCATTGCTTGA